The Candidatus Hydrogenedentota bacterium genome includes a window with the following:
- a CDS encoding carboxypeptidase M32, translated as MTMRISLLRERLGEIADINSAIALLQWDQEVYMPPKAAHGRGQQLATLSALAHRLFTSAEIGEILSALSNSLSILEHADACLVEVVLHDFDRATKLPESFVHEFAKTQSEAYEVWVHARKESNFSLFEPLLARIVELNRRKADLLGFKESPYDALLNEFERGMTTARVKSIFGELAPKQSALVERIMASPRQPDVKWLDQVWPTQAQWDFSEKVLRDIGYDFDAGRQDKSVHPFTTQFDVTDVRITTRLSENDLFSALMGSIHEGGHALYTQGHDPADRRTPLLDGASLGLHESQSRMWENMIGRSLPFWRHYLPVFQSYFPGQLENVTAEQVYAAINQVCPSLIRVEADECTYNLHIILRFEIEVGLIEGALDVADVPEIWNAKMKQFLGLDVPNDAQGCLQDIHWSHGAFGYFPTYALGNLYAAHLFEAILRDIPDLWGRVDSGDFMPLLEWLREKVHRHGRRMLAEDIVQKATGSKPDSSAYLRYIGSKYSDLYGLE; from the coding sequence CATCAATTCGGCGATAGCTTTGCTGCAATGGGATCAGGAAGTCTACATGCCGCCGAAGGCGGCCCACGGGCGCGGGCAACAACTCGCCACCTTGTCCGCTTTGGCGCATCGCCTTTTCACGTCGGCTGAGATCGGCGAGATATTGAGTGCACTGAGCAATTCACTGTCCATCCTTGAGCATGCCGATGCCTGCCTCGTAGAAGTTGTGTTGCACGACTTCGACCGCGCAACGAAGTTGCCTGAGAGCTTCGTGCACGAATTCGCAAAGACGCAGAGCGAGGCGTACGAGGTGTGGGTGCACGCACGGAAGGAGTCGAACTTCTCGCTCTTTGAACCGTTGCTTGCGCGTATCGTCGAGTTGAACCGTCGTAAGGCCGATCTCCTGGGTTTCAAGGAGTCTCCCTACGATGCCCTGCTCAACGAATTCGAGCGAGGTATGACCACAGCGCGCGTAAAGTCCATTTTTGGCGAGCTGGCGCCGAAGCAGAGCGCGTTGGTTGAGCGCATCATGGCGTCTCCCCGGCAACCCGACGTGAAATGGTTAGACCAGGTGTGGCCGACACAAGCGCAATGGGACTTCTCGGAGAAGGTGCTGCGCGATATCGGCTACGACTTCGACGCGGGCCGTCAAGACAAGTCCGTTCACCCGTTCACAACCCAATTCGACGTCACGGACGTGCGAATCACCACGCGCTTGAGCGAAAACGACCTCTTTAGCGCATTGATGGGGTCCATCCATGAAGGCGGCCACGCGCTGTACACGCAGGGGCACGATCCCGCCGACCGCCGCACGCCATTATTGGATGGGGCCTCTCTGGGATTGCACGAATCGCAATCGCGCATGTGGGAAAACATGATTGGGCGAAGTCTCCCATTCTGGAGGCACTATCTGCCCGTGTTTCAAAGCTACTTCCCGGGCCAGTTGGAGAACGTTACAGCGGAGCAGGTATACGCAGCCATCAACCAAGTATGTCCGTCGCTAATCCGTGTCGAGGCTGACGAATGCACCTACAATCTGCACATCATATTGCGGTTTGAAATTGAAGTCGGTCTGATAGAAGGCGCTCTCGACGTGGCGGACGTGCCCGAGATCTGGAATGCCAAAATGAAGCAATTCCTTGGACTCGATGTGCCGAACGATGCGCAGGGTTGTCTACAAGATATCCATTGGTCGCATGGCGCCTTCGGTTATTTCCCGACCTATGCGCTGGGCAATTTGTATGCCGCGCATCTTTTCGAGGCCATTCTTCGCGACATCCCCGACCTGTGGGGACGCGTAGACAGCGGAGACTTCATGCCGTTGCTTGAATGGCTACGAGAGAAGGTCCACAGACACGGCCGGCGCATGCTTGCGGAAGACATCGTCCAAAAGGCAACCGGCAGCAAACCTGATTCAAGCGCGTATCTCCGCTATATCGGAAGCAAGTACAGTGATCTTTATGGGCTAGAGTAG
- a CDS encoding PIG-L family deacetylase, with the protein MNIVCIGAHPDDCECFAGGTCLRWASEGHRVLFVSTTNGDAGHHVMGGGPLAQRRALEARASAEIGGIHELILPNHDGELEPTLELRKEMVRIIRRWEADIVITHRPYDYHPDHRYTSVAVQDAAFMVTVPHFCPEMPRLERNPVFLYMADSFTKPVPFRADIAVDISEVVETKLDMLDAMESQMYEWLPWLENQVDSVPTERSARRQWLAKAWEPFSQRLTDLSQDALRSWYGEQTAKAVVHAEPFEICEYGNQPSKEELRRLFPFFPARRK; encoded by the coding sequence ATGAACATCGTTTGCATAGGTGCGCATCCCGACGACTGCGAGTGTTTTGCCGGTGGCACCTGCCTTCGCTGGGCCAGTGAAGGGCATAGGGTGCTCTTCGTCTCGACGACTAACGGGGATGCAGGCCATCACGTTATGGGAGGAGGCCCTCTCGCCCAACGCCGCGCCTTGGAGGCGCGCGCGTCTGCTGAGATTGGCGGCATCCATGAGCTAATACTTCCCAACCACGACGGCGAGTTGGAGCCAACACTTGAGCTTCGGAAGGAGATGGTTCGTATCATTCGCCGCTGGGAGGCAGATATCGTCATTACGCACCGCCCCTACGACTACCATCCCGACCACCGTTACACGTCCGTGGCAGTCCAGGATGCTGCATTCATGGTTACCGTGCCTCACTTCTGCCCGGAGATGCCGCGCCTGGAGCGCAACCCGGTCTTCCTCTACATGGCGGACTCCTTTACCAAGCCTGTTCCGTTCCGCGCGGACATAGCGGTGGATATCTCGGAGGTCGTCGAAACAAAACTCGACATGCTGGATGCCATGGAATCGCAGATGTATGAATGGCTGCCTTGGCTTGAAAATCAGGTGGATTCGGTGCCCACGGAGCGCTCCGCGCGACGCCAATGGCTTGCCAAGGCATGGGAACCGTTCTCCCAACGGCTAACCGATCTGAGCCAAGACGCACTGCGATCCTGGTATGGCGAACAGACGGCCAAAGCTGTCGTTCATGCGGAACCGTTCGAGATATGCGAGTATGGGAACCAACCTTCAAAAGAAGAACTGAGACGCCTGTTTCCCTTCTTTCCGGCACGGAGGAAATAA
- a CDS encoding SIMPL domain-containing protein (The SIMPL domain is named for its presence in mouse protein SIMPL (signalling molecule that associates with mouse pelle-like kinase). Bacterial member BP26, from Brucella, was shown to assemble into a channel-like structure, while YggE from E. coli has been associated with resistance to oxidative stress.), which yields MTIVRRALPPLVALIACAVTYAQAAPQPAMPPTTIESTGKATLDMTPDFADFTFVHDFSADTAEAALKLASPLAASLEEELKKRELAYRDCTAIGPVLLSQDPPAAQSSVVVRFALGTFQTSATGQEEFGALSDKLKQLGKDLGCAVSKPVFAVADVKSAESTALGSAVENAYAWGEGVARVLAAVITSVENVRVVEVKWGDTADLKRISCTATVNVKYTAVAGQS from the coding sequence ATGACTATCGTACGCAGGGCGCTCCCGCCGCTCGTGGCGCTCATTGCATGTGCTGTTACGTACGCCCAGGCCGCTCCGCAACCGGCCATGCCTCCCACCACCATCGAAAGCACGGGGAAAGCCACGCTGGACATGACTCCGGATTTCGCCGATTTCACGTTCGTGCACGACTTCAGTGCGGACACCGCCGAGGCGGCCCTCAAATTGGCGTCTCCGCTTGCCGCGTCATTGGAGGAAGAACTCAAGAAGCGCGAGTTGGCTTACCGCGACTGCACTGCCATTGGTCCGGTTCTGCTTTCTCAAGATCCCCCTGCCGCTCAGTCAAGTGTCGTCGTACGGTTTGCACTTGGGACGTTTCAGACTTCCGCGACAGGACAGGAGGAGTTCGGCGCATTGTCTGACAAACTGAAGCAGCTCGGGAAAGACCTGGGATGCGCGGTCTCCAAACCCGTGTTCGCCGTGGCCGACGTAAAGAGCGCGGAATCCACCGCTCTGGGCTCCGCGGTTGAGAACGCGTACGCATGGGGAGAGGGAGTCGCGCGCGTATTGGCGGCAGTGATCACATCGGTGGAAAATGTCCGGGTCGTCGAGGTGAAGTGGGGAGACACCGCCGACCTGAAGCGCATCAGTTGCACGGCAACGGTGAACGTCAAGTACACCGCGGTTGCCGGTCAGTCCTGA
- the icd gene encoding NADP-dependent isocitrate dehydrogenase yields the protein MPATKFVRVPAGDRISVNGSGRPVVSDRPIIGFIEGDGIGPDIWRASQAVFDAAIKHCYGSKRSVSWMEVYAGEKAQQVCGSYLPEETLDVIQDYSVAIKGPLTTPVGGGFRSLNVTLRQKLDLFACVRPVRYFEGVPSPVREPEKVDMVIFRENTEDVYGGLELEEGTDDAKKFIEFVHKTFGWNVRPDSGIGVKPISRTGSRRIIRAALQYAIEHNRKSVTIVHKGNIMKYTEGAFRKWGYELVKDEFSDKAIGWDDCGGKPGDKILVKDTIADIFLQQVLTRPKDFDVVVTMNLNGDYMSDALAAQVGGIGIAPGANINYETGKAIFEATHGTAPKYANLDKVNPSSVILSGVMMFDYLGWGEVAESIIGALVKTFAAKTVTYDFARLMEGATEVKCSQFGQALIDNLGKA from the coding sequence ATGCCCGCTACGAAATTCGTTCGCGTACCCGCAGGAGATCGCATTTCCGTTAACGGATCCGGCCGTCCGGTCGTATCCGATAGGCCCATCATCGGCTTCATTGAAGGCGATGGCATCGGGCCTGATATCTGGCGGGCATCGCAAGCCGTGTTCGATGCGGCAATCAAGCACTGTTACGGCTCCAAACGCTCCGTCTCATGGATGGAAGTCTATGCCGGCGAGAAGGCCCAGCAGGTCTGCGGCAGTTACCTCCCGGAAGAGACGCTGGACGTGATTCAGGATTACAGCGTAGCCATCAAAGGCCCCCTGACGACGCCAGTTGGCGGCGGGTTTCGTAGTCTCAATGTAACCTTGCGCCAAAAGCTCGACCTGTTCGCGTGCGTGCGCCCTGTACGCTATTTCGAAGGCGTGCCCAGCCCGGTGCGCGAACCGGAAAAGGTCGACATGGTGATCTTCCGAGAGAACACCGAGGACGTGTATGGCGGCCTCGAACTCGAAGAAGGAACGGACGACGCGAAGAAGTTCATCGAATTCGTGCACAAGACGTTTGGGTGGAACGTTCGGCCCGACTCGGGCATCGGCGTCAAGCCGATTAGCCGGACGGGATCGCGCCGGATTATCCGGGCCGCGTTGCAGTACGCGATTGAGCACAATCGGAAGAGCGTGACCATCGTGCACAAAGGCAACATTATGAAGTACACCGAAGGGGCCTTTCGCAAGTGGGGGTATGAACTTGTCAAGGATGAGTTCTCGGATAAAGCCATCGGTTGGGATGACTGTGGCGGAAAGCCGGGCGACAAGATCCTCGTCAAAGACACGATCGCCGATATCTTCCTCCAGCAAGTCCTCACTCGCCCCAAGGATTTCGACGTGGTCGTCACGATGAATCTGAACGGCGATTACATGAGCGACGCTTTGGCGGCTCAGGTGGGCGGCATCGGGATTGCCCCCGGAGCCAACATCAACTATGAGACGGGGAAAGCGATTTTCGAGGCTACCCATGGTACGGCCCCGAAATATGCCAATCTGGACAAAGTGAATCCGAGCAGCGTTATTCTGTCGGGTGTCATGATGTTCGACTACTTGGGATGGGGCGAGGTGGCCGAATCCATTATTGGGGCGCTGGTGAAGACGTTTGCCGCAAAGACGGTCACGTACGACTTTGCGCGATTGATGGAAGGTGCAACTGAAGTCAAGTGCAGCCAGTTCGGCCAGGCCCTAATCGACAATCTGGGAAAAGCCTGA
- the serA gene encoding phosphoglycerate dehydrogenase yields the protein MPKILALDNLSQEGVEILRKAQFEVDVKPAQKPNELAAIIDEYDGMIVRSGTKVTAEALEKTSRLKVIGRAGAGTDNIDKEAATKKGIVVMNTPGGNTISTCEHTFALLLSLCRNIPAAHGSMVAGRWDRKKFMGAELFGKTLGIVGAGRIGGAVAKRAMAFEMKVLVYDPILTKLKAEALGVELVTLDELIERSDFITIHAPKTKETNDMIRMEQLKRMKPSCRIVNCARGGMVNEQDLAEALKNKVIAGAALDVYTSEPFENNPFLELDNIVMTPHLAASTDEAQLTVAVDIANQIVDYLSTGAIVNAVNVPSLDAETRKQLQPMLTLAERLGRFMSQYMQGRPNAIQISYEGELVVSDTYPITAAILTGFLEPLVETVNVVSAPTLLKEYGIDFSETRSAKPSDYAFQIRVNVRTDQESREICGTLFNNLEPRICSIDGARVDAELVAKMVISVNEDKPLVIGRVATALGEAGVNIANFSLGREAAGGRATSVINVDGEVDEALLSKIRGIPHVLSARIVEV from the coding sequence ATGCCTAAGATTCTTGCACTTGATAACTTAAGCCAGGAAGGCGTCGAAATCCTGCGCAAAGCGCAGTTCGAAGTCGACGTGAAGCCCGCTCAGAAGCCGAACGAGCTCGCGGCCATCATTGACGAATACGACGGAATGATCGTGCGCAGCGGCACCAAGGTGACCGCCGAGGCTCTTGAGAAGACATCCAGGCTCAAAGTCATCGGCCGCGCCGGAGCCGGCACCGACAACATTGACAAGGAAGCTGCCACGAAGAAGGGCATCGTGGTCATGAATACGCCCGGCGGCAACACAATCTCCACGTGCGAACATACGTTTGCCCTGTTGCTATCGCTGTGCCGGAATATCCCCGCCGCGCACGGATCGATGGTTGCCGGACGCTGGGATCGCAAGAAGTTCATGGGCGCCGAATTGTTTGGCAAGACCCTGGGCATTGTGGGAGCAGGCCGAATCGGCGGCGCGGTGGCGAAGAGAGCTATGGCGTTCGAGATGAAGGTTCTGGTCTACGACCCGATCTTGACCAAGCTTAAGGCGGAAGCACTTGGTGTCGAACTCGTAACGCTCGATGAGCTTATCGAACGTTCCGATTTCATTACCATCCACGCGCCAAAGACCAAAGAAACCAATGACATGATCCGCATGGAGCAGCTTAAACGGATGAAGCCGAGCTGCCGTATCGTCAACTGCGCCCGGGGCGGCATGGTCAATGAGCAGGATCTGGCCGAAGCCCTCAAGAACAAGGTAATCGCAGGGGCCGCGTTGGACGTGTACACGTCGGAACCATTCGAGAACAATCCGTTCCTCGAACTGGATAACATCGTCATGACTCCCCACCTTGCGGCCTCGACCGATGAAGCGCAGCTTACGGTGGCGGTTGACATTGCCAACCAAATCGTGGATTACCTCTCCACCGGCGCGATTGTGAACGCAGTCAATGTGCCGAGCCTGGACGCGGAGACGCGCAAGCAATTGCAGCCGATGCTGACGCTTGCGGAGCGCCTCGGCCGATTCATGTCGCAGTACATGCAAGGCCGTCCGAATGCGATTCAGATTTCATACGAAGGCGAATTGGTTGTATCCGATACCTACCCGATTACGGCAGCGATTCTCACCGGATTCCTGGAGCCGCTGGTCGAGACCGTAAACGTAGTGAGCGCGCCGACGCTGCTCAAAGAGTACGGAATTGACTTCAGCGAGACGCGCAGCGCAAAGCCGTCCGACTATGCATTCCAGATTCGCGTCAATGTGCGCACGGATCAGGAATCGCGCGAAATCTGCGGCACGCTGTTCAACAACCTGGAACCGCGCATTTGCAGCATTGACGGTGCGCGTGTGGATGCGGAACTCGTCGCCAAGATGGTAATAAGCGTCAACGAGGACAAACCGCTGGTTATCGGTCGCGTTGCGACTGCCTTGGGCGAGGCGGGCGTCAACATCGCCAACTTCTCGTTAGGGCGCGAAGCCGCCGGTGGACGCGCCACGTCCGTCATCAACGTCGACGGTGAAGTAGACGAAGCCTTGCTTAGCAAGATTCGCGGCATTCCGCACGTACTTTCTGCTCGAATCGTGGAAGTGTAG
- a CDS encoding peptidase U34, whose protein sequence is MCDTIAIVKKDRVFFAKNSDRDPNEAQVLDWQPRRSYDRGARIKCTHIEIPQADETHAVVLSRPFWTWGAEMGVNEHHVAIGNEAVFTKQPYAKSGLTGMDLVRLALERSNSAERACEVIVQLLRDHGQGGGCGLEKPGFTYHNSFMVADPSAAFVLETAGREYAIEKVQGLRAISNILTIPEFAAKHADGLRARLSRGGVRCHRMIALGGRTLGPLHLFAALRDHGFRQTTPAYSRMHGTMQSICMHGGGMLYTAQTTASWVSELSKAGSSHWVTATAAPCTSLFKPVKVGDPMDLGNPTEKADDSLWWRHERFHRAVIRNPEALRDLYIPERNAIEAGWIENPPEPREAFAVGDALLEKWTLATRSQAVPDRRPSWVQKYWAKRSAMAGLHS, encoded by the coding sequence ATGTGCGACACCATAGCCATCGTCAAGAAAGACAGAGTCTTCTTCGCAAAGAACTCAGACCGCGACCCCAATGAAGCCCAAGTTCTCGATTGGCAGCCGCGGCGTTCCTATGACAGAGGAGCCCGCATAAAGTGTACTCACATCGAAATACCTCAGGCAGATGAGACACACGCGGTGGTGCTGAGCCGGCCTTTTTGGACTTGGGGCGCGGAGATGGGGGTGAACGAACATCACGTGGCCATCGGAAACGAGGCAGTCTTTACCAAGCAACCGTATGCAAAGAGTGGATTGACCGGAATGGACCTCGTCCGGTTGGCCCTGGAACGAAGCAATAGCGCGGAACGCGCGTGCGAGGTGATCGTCCAATTACTTCGAGACCACGGTCAAGGCGGCGGTTGCGGATTGGAGAAGCCCGGATTTACCTACCACAACAGTTTCATGGTGGCAGACCCGTCGGCTGCATTTGTGCTCGAAACGGCGGGACGTGAATACGCGATCGAGAAGGTACAGGGTCTGCGCGCAATCTCCAATATTCTGACCATTCCCGAATTTGCCGCCAAACACGCCGACGGATTGCGCGCTCGACTCTCGCGGGGGGGAGTGCGCTGTCACCGGATGATCGCCTTGGGGGGACGCACACTTGGCCCTCTGCATTTATTTGCCGCGCTCCGCGACCACGGTTTTCGCCAGACCACCCCTGCGTATTCCCGAATGCATGGGACCATGCAAAGCATCTGCATGCACGGCGGTGGCATGCTCTACACCGCGCAGACGACCGCCTCGTGGGTATCCGAGCTTAGCAAGGCCGGTTCCTCTCACTGGGTCACGGCCACTGCAGCGCCGTGCACTTCTCTGTTCAAACCGGTCAAGGTTGGGGATCCAATGGATTTGGGCAATCCCACTGAAAAGGCCGACGATTCACTGTGGTGGCGACACGAGCGGTTTCACCGGGCCGTTATTCGCAACCCCGAGGCATTGCGAGATCTTTACATCCCCGAACGAAACGCCATCGAGGCGGGTTGGATTGAGAATCCCCCCGAGCCAAGAGAGGCGTTTGCTGTCGGCGATGCCCTGTTGGAAAAGTGGACGCTGGCGACACGGAGCCAAGCGGTACCCGACAGGCGCCCGTCGTGGGTGCAAAAATACTGGGCCAAGCGGTCTGCCATGGCCGGACTTCATTCCTAA
- a CDS encoding amidohydrolase, with translation MHVPLHATVDGVLPEIVALRHELHQHPEIRFEERWTSDRVARFLDEAGVPYERGYAKGTGIVATLRGGEGRTVLLRADMDALEIQEETGLPYASTIPNRMHACGHDGHTACLCGVAKTLAQHRDSIRGTVKFVFQPAEEEAAGGRFIVEEGVLDDVDASFALHGWPTIPAGRIGLRSGWTMAGADIFKITVKGKACHGADPGAGVDPIVVAAHITTALQSVISRELNPWDTGVVTVAKIHAGSATNIIPASAVLEGTFRSLTSEVRDTIERAIRRIAEKTAEAHRAEAEVYVSETRYPPLYNNEATTAFVREIAESVLGREGVIDLPYPYMGAEDFAFYLQKTPGTFIWLGVNPNPAEPYPSLHNPRYNFSDEAIAPAVRLMSNIALRYLDSPPA, from the coding sequence ATGCACGTACCGCTGCACGCAACGGTAGACGGAGTGCTTCCGGAAATCGTTGCGCTTCGCCACGAACTTCATCAGCATCCCGAGATTCGCTTTGAGGAACGCTGGACGTCTGACCGCGTGGCGCGATTCTTGGACGAAGCGGGCGTTCCCTACGAACGTGGCTATGCCAAAGGAACGGGAATTGTCGCGACGCTTCGCGGCGGCGAGGGCCGCACGGTGTTGCTCCGCGCGGATATGGACGCGCTGGAAATCCAGGAAGAAACTGGCCTTCCCTACGCCTCGACGATACCCAATCGCATGCACGCGTGCGGGCACGATGGTCATACCGCATGCCTTTGCGGCGTTGCGAAGACTCTCGCGCAACATCGCGATTCCATCCGTGGCACAGTCAAATTCGTATTTCAGCCTGCGGAAGAAGAAGCGGCGGGCGGTCGATTCATTGTCGAAGAAGGCGTGCTCGATGACGTCGATGCGTCGTTTGCATTGCACGGTTGGCCGACGATTCCCGCAGGCCGCATCGGACTTCGTTCCGGGTGGACCATGGCTGGAGCGGACATTTTCAAGATCACGGTGAAGGGCAAAGCGTGCCACGGGGCCGATCCTGGGGCGGGTGTTGATCCCATCGTCGTGGCGGCCCACATAACGACGGCTCTCCAGTCAGTCATCAGCCGTGAACTCAACCCCTGGGATACCGGTGTCGTGACCGTCGCGAAGATCCATGCGGGCAGCGCGACGAACATCATTCCCGCCAGCGCTGTGCTGGAAGGCACGTTCCGCAGCCTAACATCCGAAGTTCGAGACACCATCGAACGCGCAATTCGGCGAATCGCGGAGAAGACAGCGGAGGCGCACCGCGCGGAAGCGGAAGTGTATGTGTCGGAGACGCGCTATCCACCCCTGTACAACAATGAAGCGACTACGGCGTTTGTGCGCGAGATCGCGGAATCGGTGCTTGGAAGGGAGGGTGTGATCGATTTGCCATACCCGTACATGGGGGCCGAGGACTTTGCGTTCTATTTGCAGAAGACTCCCGGTACTTTCATTTGGCTCGGCGTGAATCCCAATCCCGCGGAACCTTATCCCTCGCTGCACAATCCCCGATACAACTTCAGCGATGAGGCCATCGCACCCGCGGTACGGTTAATGTCGAACATTGCCCTTCGCTATCTGGATAGCCCGCCAGCTTGA